The Thermoclostridium stercorarium subsp. stercorarium DSM 8532 genome contains a region encoding:
- a CDS encoding carbohydrate-binding protein, producing the protein MSIFDDVLFETNSKKKGKNKQNSGRKTENKIKEFKEEFSENISEYDYQPYRNNGVILTRLSDHSASVKYDGLLAKCGAEDVYTVVGYGSNSNWENVQTIRMNRVGNTFQADIPAIPGKNINIAFKDGANNWDNNSGMNYTFVQ; encoded by the coding sequence ATGAGTATTTTTGACGATGTTTTATTTGAGACCAATTCAAAGAAGAAAGGTAAAAATAAGCAAAATTCAGGCAGGAAAACCGAAAATAAAATAAAGGAGTTCAAGGAAGAATTTTCAGAAAACATAAGTGAATATGATTATCAGCCTTACAGGAACAACGGTGTAATTTTAACCAGGCTGTCAGATCACAGCGCAAGCGTTAAATATGACGGATTGCTTGCCAAATGCGGGGCAGAGGACGTATATACCGTAGTGGGGTATGGAAGCAACAGCAACTGGGAAAACGTGCAAACAATCCGCATGAACAGGGTGGGTAACACATTCCAGGCCGACATACCTGCAATACCCGGCAAAAACATAAATATTGCGTTCAAGGACGGAGCCAATAACTGGGACAACAACAGCGGTATGAATTATACCTTTGTACAGTAA
- a CDS encoding M42 family metallopeptidase, protein MRQKLAELTWLDGISGNEQNVRNFIIQNLPDKSLKYYVDNIGNLIVKGRSNGNCNLRVMVAAHMDEVGFMVNYITDDGKLKFSPVGGVDSRILIGQHVRVGKDKIPGVIGYKSIHLQDKSERESVVKIKSLYIDIAAKDRENAQELVSTGDYVAFASEPVFFGDGKIKAKALDDRAGCAVIMELLKETWPFELYACFTVQEEIGLRGALVAANRVKPDIGIVLEGTTCADVPKVKEHETSTVMGKGPSISFADRTSLADRELFNHFINTAEKEGIRYQIKNTVSGGNDAGRIQTSGTGVRTLVVSVPCRYIHSPVSVLDLNDLDNMLKLVSRSLHTLPEALGR, encoded by the coding sequence ATGAGACAAAAACTTGCCGAACTTACATGGCTTGACGGCATATCAGGAAATGAGCAGAACGTACGCAATTTTATAATACAAAACCTTCCCGACAAATCGCTGAAGTATTATGTGGACAATATCGGAAACCTGATTGTAAAAGGCAGAAGCAATGGGAACTGCAATCTGAGGGTAATGGTTGCCGCGCATATGGACGAAGTGGGTTTTATGGTCAATTATATAACCGACGACGGAAAACTTAAATTTTCCCCCGTCGGCGGCGTGGATAGCCGTATTCTGATTGGTCAGCATGTGCGTGTGGGAAAGGATAAAATTCCGGGCGTAATCGGGTATAAGTCCATCCATTTGCAGGACAAAAGCGAAAGGGAGAGCGTCGTAAAAATCAAAAGCCTTTATATAGACATAGCCGCAAAGGACAGGGAAAATGCGCAGGAGCTTGTCAGCACCGGCGATTACGTCGCCTTTGCCTCAGAGCCTGTTTTTTTCGGCGACGGAAAAATAAAGGCGAAGGCACTGGACGACAGAGCGGGATGCGCGGTAATTATGGAACTTCTGAAGGAAACCTGGCCGTTTGAATTGTATGCGTGTTTTACTGTGCAGGAAGAAATAGGGCTTAGAGGGGCACTTGTCGCGGCAAACAGGGTTAAGCCCGATATCGGCATTGTGCTTGAGGGAACAACCTGTGCTGACGTCCCGAAGGTAAAGGAGCATGAAACGTCGACGGTAATGGGAAAGGGACCGTCAATAAGCTTTGCCGACAGGACTTCTCTGGCCGACAGAGAGCTTTTTAATCACTTTATAAATACCGCTGAAAAGGAAGGCATTCGATATCAGATTAAAAACACGGTGTCCGGCGGAAATGACGCTGGAAGAATACAGACATCGGGTACGGGGGTCAGGACTTTGGTTGTATCGGTTCCGTGTCGTTATATTCATTCGCCGGTATCGGTCCTTGATTTGAATGATCTGGACAATATGCTGAAACTGGTAAGCAGGTCTTTGCATACATTGCCTGAAGCATTAGGGAGGTAG
- a CDS encoding ABC transporter ATP-binding protein translates to MIIKCENLVKRYKTKYHATEVFNGAGLEIAHGDFVGIMGRSGSGKTTLLNILGFLDVPDSGSYIFNGTLVDFRKARNLNLLRRRNIAFVRQDYGLIKEYNVAYNISLPLKYLNKSRDEIECEVERVSRLLGIKDKLMKFPSELSGGECQRVAIARAIISRPLVILADEPTASLDMENENNVIDIFRKINSQGTTVIIATPDNNIAQKCNTVFLIERNKIIKKMVKK, encoded by the coding sequence ATGATAATCAAATGCGAAAATCTGGTGAAAAGGTATAAAACAAAGTATCACGCAACTGAGGTTTTCAACGGTGCCGGTCTGGAGATTGCACACGGTGATTTTGTGGGTATTATGGGAAGAAGCGGTTCGGGAAAAACAACATTGCTGAATATATTGGGTTTCCTGGATGTTCCGGACAGCGGCAGTTATATATTTAACGGCACCCTTGTGGATTTTCGAAAAGCCCGGAATCTAAATTTGTTGAGGCGAAGGAACATAGCTTTTGTGAGACAGGATTACGGATTAATCAAAGAATACAATGTAGCCTACAACATTTCCCTGCCGTTGAAATACCTGAACAAAAGCAGGGATGAAATAGAGTGCGAAGTTGAGAGAGTCTCACGATTACTCGGCATAAAGGATAAACTCATGAAATTCCCGTCGGAATTGTCCGGCGGGGAATGCCAGCGTGTTGCAATAGCGAGAGCAATCATAAGCAGGCCTTTGGTGATTTTGGCGGATGAACCCACCGCATCGCTGGACATGGAGAATGAAAATAATGTTATTGACATTTTCAGGAAAATAAACTCGCAGGGAACCACGGTAATTATCGCCACCCCTGACAATAACATAGCACAGAAATGCAACACCGTATTTTTAATCGAGCGCAATAAAATTATTAAAAAAATGGTTAAAAAATGA
- a CDS encoding FtsX-like permease family protein: MKKLFYVFFTVQLTVFLIIAELLSFYIYVSVPSFNNIKDFSNHNIYRLTDNFLGEKENELFENKIGFQLLSEFNKEISNSPCFEYYEIDTTNIYIPKFEGDEIFVSGYEHGRPQPSAKISADGNSLELSCIKALHLSENVFSDFNIRLESGRMLNSEDFLYEKDSVLPVLLGSSYKGIFKIGDLIDTYNVYGNIRCEVVGFLQKGSSIAISQGRIFYLDRYIILPSFRINRPPQTESEKRAFIYKYLMKNGGIIKSEYDLKTVSEEIARIEKKVGLKNNSYVLIGQKFADSIFNMTVREIIVLLLCFTAVTALLLVISLYALVKVFIEKNINFLAVHLLCGAEKKDLYLIILREFLIPSGCSLILSLLLLEILFGIFDPFIFLTAACISLILVSVTAACSFGKHATIDKLLRREG, translated from the coding sequence ATGAAGAAATTGTTTTATGTTTTCTTTACAGTGCAGTTAACCGTCTTTCTGATTATTGCAGAGTTACTCTCATTTTACATATATGTGTCTGTCCCGTCGTTCAATAACATTAAGGACTTTTCAAATCACAATATATACAGACTGACTGACAATTTCCTGGGAGAAAAGGAAAATGAGCTTTTTGAAAATAAAATCGGCTTTCAGCTCCTTTCAGAGTTCAATAAAGAAATTTCAAACAGTCCGTGCTTTGAATACTATGAAATTGATACAACCAATATCTATATTCCAAAATTTGAAGGGGATGAAATTTTCGTAAGCGGGTATGAACATGGCCGTCCGCAGCCCTCAGCCAAGATATCGGCGGATGGAAACAGTCTGGAATTAAGTTGCATTAAGGCACTGCATTTGTCTGAAAATGTGTTCAGCGACTTTAATATCAGGCTTGAAAGCGGAAGGATGCTCAACTCAGAAGATTTTTTATACGAAAAAGATTCCGTCCTTCCGGTTCTTTTGGGAAGTTCCTACAAAGGCATCTTTAAAATTGGGGACCTGATAGATACCTATAATGTTTACGGAAATATAAGATGTGAAGTGGTAGGGTTTTTGCAAAAAGGAAGCAGCATAGCAATAAGTCAGGGCAGAATTTTTTACCTGGACAGATACATCATATTGCCGTCATTCAGAATTAACCGGCCGCCCCAAACCGAAAGCGAAAAACGGGCATTCATATATAAATACCTGATGAAAAACGGCGGAATTATTAAATCCGAGTATGATTTAAAAACCGTGTCTGAGGAAATCGCCAGAATTGAAAAAAAAGTGGGGCTGAAAAATAATTCATATGTTTTGATAGGACAAAAATTTGCTGACAGTATATTCAACATGACTGTACGGGAAATCATAGTTTTACTGCTATGCTTCACTGCCGTAACGGCCCTGCTTCTTGTTATATCGCTGTATGCGCTTGTCAAAGTTTTTATAGAAAAAAACATTAATTTTCTGGCCGTGCACCTCCTGTGCGGTGCAGAAAAAAAAGACCTGTACTTGATTATACTGCGTGAATTTTTGATTCCTTCGGGATGTTCACTGATATTATCTTTACTGCTACTTGAAATACTGTTTGGAATCTTTGACCCTTTCATATTCCTAACTGCAGCCTGCATATCACTGATTCTTGTTTCGGTGACGGCTGCCTGCAGCTTCGGCAAACATGCCACGATAGACAAGCTACTAAGGAGAGAAGGGTAA
- a CDS encoding CDIF630_02480 family spore surface protein, which yields MIRKQKKLDPDKLKEWRTLAIAEVHEELPETKVPIPSEMNVEIEKEFVDENHK from the coding sequence ATGATAAGAAAACAGAAAAAACTTGATCCCGACAAGTTAAAAGAATGGCGCACTTTGGCAATAGCGGAGGTGCATGAGGAATTGCCTGAAACAAAGGTACCCATCCCGTCAGAAATGAATGTGGAAATAGAAAAGGAATTTGTTGACGAAAACCATAAATGA
- the ileS gene encoding isoleucine--tRNA ligase → MKVDYGQTLNLPKTDFPMRANLPQKEPEIMKSWYENDIYNKRLKRNEGHPKFVLHDGPPYANGDIHLGTALNKVLKDIIVRYYDMKGYYAPYVPGWDTHGLPTENRAIDELGLNRHEVGPVKFRTACEGIARKYIDIQRESFKRLGVVGDWEHPYITLLPQFEAKQIEVFGKMAERGCIYKGLRPVYWCPCCETALAEAEIEYMEEKNQSIYVKFALKDDKGKLKGIVDSLDNTYIVIWTTTTWTLPGNVAIAVNPDFVYAVIKAGNENYIMAKELAEATMKVAGIENYSIIGELTGAEMEYMVCRHPFLDRDSLVITGDHVTLDAGTGCVHTAPGHGVEDFEVCRKYEGLKVIVPVDGKGVLTEEAGQFAGLTYKQANKEIFKHLKETGALFADQVIEHQYPHCWRCKQPILFRATEQWFISVESFKKEALEAIKQVRWIPEWGEERISKMVAERNDWCISRQRMWGVPIPIFYCTACGKELINSETIEAVKTLFEKEGSTAWFEKDASEILPAHIKCSCGNGTFRKETDIMDVWFDSGSSHAAVLETNPQLSWPADMYLEGSDQHRGWFQSSLLTAVATKGMAPYKQVLTHGYVVDGQGRKMSKSLGNGIDPMDIVNQYGADILRLWVASSDYKTDIRISNDIIKQLAENYRKIRNTARFILGNISDFDPETMMVPYNEMEEIDKWALMRLNGLIRKVEDAFSQYEFHSFTHNVHNFCVVDMSNFYLDVLKDRLYVSSPDDKKRRSAQTAMYIILDSLVRLLAPILAFTSEEIWKYLPHRKGDNPESIQLNSWPVVNPEYDNPGLEQKWNRLIEIRDDVLKALENARNEKVIGASLEAEVRLKASGDDYKFLQENRDLLSMIFIVSNTVVEEDPKAQNIEITIVRAEGEKCERCWVYSPTVGKNEKYPTLCSRCAEILG, encoded by the coding sequence ATGAAAGTGGATTACGGACAGACACTCAATTTACCGAAAACCGATTTTCCGATGCGGGCGAATTTGCCCCAGAAAGAACCCGAAATAATGAAAAGCTGGTATGAAAACGACATTTACAACAAACGCCTGAAAAGAAATGAAGGGCATCCCAAATTCGTTCTGCACGACGGGCCGCCTTACGCAAACGGTGATATCCACCTTGGGACCGCGTTAAACAAGGTATTGAAGGATATCATCGTACGGTACTATGACATGAAAGGTTATTACGCCCCGTATGTGCCCGGGTGGGATACTCACGGGCTGCCTACCGAAAACAGGGCTATAGACGAACTGGGGCTCAACCGTCACGAGGTGGGGCCGGTTAAATTCAGAACGGCGTGCGAAGGTATCGCCAGGAAATACATTGACATTCAGAGGGAATCATTCAAGAGACTCGGGGTTGTCGGCGACTGGGAACACCCGTATATAACCCTGCTTCCGCAATTTGAAGCAAAGCAGATAGAAGTATTCGGCAAGATGGCCGAACGCGGATGCATTTATAAAGGGCTCCGGCCGGTTTACTGGTGTCCGTGCTGCGAAACCGCGCTTGCTGAAGCCGAAATTGAGTATATGGAGGAAAAAAACCAGTCCATTTATGTTAAGTTTGCGTTAAAGGATGACAAAGGAAAACTTAAGGGAATTGTGGACAGCCTTGACAACACATATATTGTCATCTGGACCACCACCACATGGACACTTCCCGGCAACGTGGCCATTGCGGTGAACCCGGATTTTGTTTATGCGGTTATAAAAGCCGGGAATGAAAACTATATAATGGCAAAGGAACTTGCCGAAGCTACAATGAAAGTGGCGGGTATAGAAAATTACAGCATAATCGGCGAGCTTACCGGTGCCGAAATGGAATATATGGTATGCCGGCATCCGTTCCTTGACAGGGATTCTCTCGTAATTACGGGAGATCACGTTACCCTTGACGCCGGTACCGGATGTGTCCATACCGCTCCCGGTCACGGTGTTGAAGACTTTGAAGTGTGCAGGAAGTACGAGGGACTGAAAGTAATTGTTCCCGTGGACGGAAAAGGCGTTTTAACCGAAGAGGCGGGGCAGTTTGCAGGTTTGACGTATAAACAGGCGAACAAGGAAATCTTTAAGCACCTTAAGGAAACAGGGGCATTATTCGCAGATCAGGTTATTGAGCACCAGTATCCGCACTGCTGGAGATGCAAACAGCCAATTCTTTTCCGTGCGACCGAACAGTGGTTTATTTCGGTCGAAAGCTTCAAAAAAGAAGCTCTTGAAGCAATCAAGCAGGTAAGGTGGATCCCCGAGTGGGGCGAAGAACGCATATCCAAAATGGTCGCAGAGCGGAACGACTGGTGTATATCACGCCAGAGAATGTGGGGCGTGCCCATTCCGATTTTCTACTGCACTGCATGTGGCAAGGAACTGATTAACAGTGAGACGATTGAAGCGGTGAAGACTTTGTTTGAAAAGGAAGGCTCAACCGCGTGGTTTGAAAAGGACGCGTCCGAAATACTGCCTGCCCATATCAAATGTTCGTGCGGCAACGGCACGTTCCGAAAGGAAACCGACATAATGGACGTATGGTTTGATTCGGGATCATCCCATGCCGCCGTTCTGGAGACCAATCCACAGCTTTCATGGCCTGCCGACATGTATCTTGAAGGCAGCGACCAGCATCGCGGATGGTTCCAGTCATCACTGCTGACTGCGGTTGCAACAAAAGGAATGGCTCCGTATAAGCAGGTTTTAACCCACGGTTATGTGGTTGACGGACAGGGAAGGAAAATGTCAAAATCCCTTGGAAACGGAATAGATCCGATGGATATAGTCAACCAGTACGGAGCTGACATTTTAAGGCTCTGGGTTGCTTCTTCAGACTATAAAACCGATATACGCATATCGAACGACATTATAAAACAACTGGCGGAAAATTACAGAAAAATACGCAATACTGCAAGGTTTATCCTGGGCAATATTTCGGATTTCGATCCTGAAACAATGATGGTGCCCTATAATGAAATGGAAGAGATTGACAAATGGGCGTTAATGCGCCTGAACGGTTTAATAAGGAAAGTGGAAGACGCATTTTCCCAGTACGAATTCCACAGTTTCACCCATAACGTCCATAATTTCTGCGTTGTGGATATGAGCAATTTCTACCTTGACGTGCTGAAGGACAGACTGTATGTTTCCAGTCCCGATGACAAGAAACGCAGATCCGCACAGACGGCAATGTACATTATTCTGGATTCGCTGGTAAGATTACTCGCCCCCATATTGGCTTTCACGAGTGAGGAGATTTGGAAGTACCTCCCCCACAGGAAGGGCGATAATCCTGAAAGCATCCAGCTGAACAGCTGGCCGGTTGTGAATCCTGAATATGACAATCCCGGGCTTGAACAGAAATGGAACAGGCTTATTGAAATACGGGATGATGTATTGAAGGCGCTGGAGAACGCAAGAAATGAAAAGGTTATCGGTGCATCCCTCGAAGCTGAAGTGCGCCTTAAGGCGTCGGGCGATGACTATAAATTCCTGCAGGAAAACAGGGACCTTCTGTCCATGATATTCATTGTTTCAAATACGGTTGTTGAGGAGGATCCGAAGGCCCAGAATATCGAAATCACAATCGTAAGGGCGGAAGGCGAAAAATGTGAGCGCTGCTGGGTATACAGTCCTACGGTTGGAAAAAATGAAAAATATCCCACACTTTGCAGCCGTTGCGCTGAAATACTCGGATAA
- a CDS encoding ABC transporter permease has product MKRKFLFADIALNISIVVFFLSVAAVVRISGKLSEMNKLNRGYYSSHRQAFTLNKKTGTFDDIKKIYSKCMAGTILYKELSRLEDLRGVLVKGDIDAPPVMEGRFFNENDFYSNKHIAVVGVKQKDRVYEKNGGFFIDIGGHPYEVIGIAGTGCSLLDYTIYINLDSLSEVDNEAGLFYLDGISGDVVNKSIEELKDGINVINLDNYGIINIFFGDIPDLIILMCILTSFLLSCLFFTYFWFYSHKKLPDVMNIIGMSRGQIAGEIFREYVKTILPAIFTAIVVMMGLVL; this is encoded by the coding sequence ATGAAAAGGAAATTTTTGTTCGCCGACATTGCACTGAATATAAGCATCGTAGTTTTCTTTCTGTCAGTTGCCGCAGTGGTTAGAATCAGCGGTAAACTCAGCGAAATGAACAAGCTGAACAGAGGCTATTACAGTTCACACAGGCAGGCCTTTACATTGAATAAAAAAACAGGCACATTTGATGATATTAAAAAGATATATTCAAAATGTATGGCCGGCACGATCCTATACAAGGAACTGAGCCGTCTTGAAGATTTACGCGGGGTTCTGGTGAAAGGAGACATAGATGCTCCTCCCGTTATGGAAGGAAGGTTTTTTAACGAAAACGATTTTTACAGCAACAAGCACATAGCCGTAGTCGGTGTTAAGCAAAAAGACAGGGTGTATGAAAAAAACGGCGGTTTCTTTATAGACATCGGCGGCCACCCGTACGAGGTTATCGGTATAGCCGGAACCGGATGTTCATTACTGGATTATACCATATATATCAATCTTGACAGCCTTTCAGAGGTTGACAATGAGGCCGGGCTGTTTTACCTGGACGGAATATCCGGTGATGTTGTAAACAAATCCATAGAGGAGCTTAAAGATGGCATAAATGTTATCAATTTGGATAATTACGGCATAATCAATATATTTTTCGGCGATATACCAGATCTTATAATTTTAATGTGTATCTTAACATCATTTTTATTGTCCTGTCTATTCTTTACATATTTCTGGTTCTACTCACATAAAAAACTGCCTGACGTTATGAATATAATTGGCATGAGCAGGGGGCAGATAGCCGGGGAAATATTCCGCGAATATGTCAAAACAATACTTCCGGCTATTTTTACGGCTATTGTTGTCATGATGGGATTGGTTCTATAG
- a CDS encoding M42 family metallopeptidase: MISLLKELTNAYGPSGREDEIRNVIREKISSRADEVYTDTLGNLIAVKKGSGKGKRIMLAAHMDEIGLVASYIDEKGFIRISNIGGINPYVAAGQRVKFHNGITGCVCYEENITDFKDLKLERMYIDIGTNKREITMECVKPGDMAVFCGETIEQNGRFISKALDDRIGCAILIKLMEKIEDCPNDIIFVFTVQEEVGLRGAGPAAFAVKPDVAVAVDVTNTGDTPECRPLAIELGKGPAVMIKDNRTISHPKVKNALIECAEKNGIPYQLEVMSVGGNDAGTIHTAAGGIPAGAVSIPCRYLHRPCEMVDKNDALNAVKLLEAFVMNPAL, encoded by the coding sequence ATGATATCATTGCTGAAGGAACTTACAAATGCTTACGGACCCTCAGGACGGGAAGACGAGATAAGAAATGTAATAAGGGAAAAAATATCTTCACGGGCTGATGAAGTTTATACCGATACGCTCGGAAACCTCATTGCGGTGAAAAAGGGCTCGGGAAAGGGAAAAAGGATAATGCTTGCCGCCCATATGGACGAAATCGGGCTGGTGGCTTCTTATATTGATGAAAAAGGATTTATCCGCATTTCAAACATTGGCGGGATTAACCCGTATGTGGCCGCAGGACAGCGGGTAAAATTCCATAACGGCATAACCGGGTGCGTTTGCTATGAAGAAAACATAACCGATTTTAAAGATTTGAAGCTGGAAAGAATGTATATTGACATCGGGACAAACAAACGGGAAATTACGATGGAATGTGTCAAACCCGGTGATATGGCTGTTTTCTGCGGTGAAACTATAGAACAGAACGGAAGGTTTATATCAAAGGCGCTGGATGACAGAATAGGCTGCGCAATTCTGATTAAACTTATGGAAAAGATCGAAGACTGCCCCAACGACATTATTTTTGTCTTCACCGTACAGGAGGAAGTGGGGCTTCGCGGCGCAGGCCCTGCCGCTTTTGCCGTTAAGCCTGACGTGGCCGTCGCCGTGGATGTCACGAATACGGGCGACACACCCGAATGCAGGCCATTGGCAATAGAACTGGGAAAGGGCCCGGCGGTGATGATAAAGGACAACAGGACCATCTCCCATCCAAAGGTGAAAAATGCGCTGATAGAATGCGCCGAGAAAAACGGAATCCCGTACCAGCTTGAAGTTATGAGCGTCGGAGGAAACGACGCAGGAACAATTCATACCGCTGCGGGAGGAATTCCCGCAGGTGCCGTTTCAATACCCTGCAGGTATCTGCACCGGCCTTGCGAAATGGTGGACAAAAACGACGCATTGAATGCCGTTAAACTACTGGAAGCGTTTGTTATGAATCCGGCGCTTTAG
- a CDS encoding M20/M25/M40 family metallo-hydrolase — protein sequence MDTVTLVKQLCDLNAPVGSEHLAAEKLKSLFEPYCDEVYVDDFFNVTGYKKGTSDKPGKIIITAHYDQIGMIVSGFEKGGFLRISNLGGVDTKALLAREVIVHGREEVYGVIGAKPPHLLKDDETNKNVSINELFIDTGYTDDVIKQKVSVGDPVTVVASVAEMKNRCVAGRSLDNRAGVAALVLILKELRNIKHPNDIYVIATVQEETGLLGAVASSYSLEPDLAVVIDVCHGDMPDADKSQCFPLNKGVPVGVGPAFHSEYTVALFETARRERIPTQRCIEPGNPGTEAWAIQVSRTGVPTVEVGIPLRYMHTTAELISLQDLENAAVLVARYVSGDILKKSEEFE from the coding sequence ATGGATACGGTTACTTTGGTCAAACAGCTTTGCGATTTGAATGCACCGGTTGGGAGCGAGCATCTGGCAGCAGAGAAGTTAAAGTCCCTTTTCGAGCCGTATTGCGATGAAGTTTATGTGGATGATTTCTTTAACGTAACAGGATACAAAAAAGGAACTTCGGATAAACCGGGGAAAATTATCATCACCGCCCATTATGATCAGATAGGAATGATCGTGTCCGGGTTTGAAAAGGGAGGATTTTTAAGGATATCCAATCTCGGAGGTGTGGATACAAAAGCCCTGCTTGCCCGTGAGGTGATTGTTCACGGCAGGGAAGAAGTTTACGGTGTTATAGGCGCAAAGCCACCGCATCTTTTAAAGGATGACGAAACAAATAAAAATGTGAGCATAAACGAACTTTTTATCGACACGGGCTACACGGATGATGTTATAAAGCAAAAGGTTTCGGTAGGCGATCCCGTAACGGTCGTCGCCTCGGTGGCTGAAATGAAGAACCGGTGTGTGGCCGGCAGAAGCCTTGACAACCGCGCAGGGGTGGCGGCACTTGTGTTAATCCTTAAGGAACTGAGGAATATAAAGCATCCGAATGATATATATGTAATAGCGACTGTTCAGGAAGAAACAGGGCTTTTGGGAGCGGTTGCCTCGTCGTATTCCCTGGAACCGGACCTGGCGGTGGTTATTGACGTATGCCATGGAGACATGCCCGATGCCGACAAATCCCAGTGTTTTCCCCTGAATAAAGGAGTTCCGGTGGGTGTCGGCCCTGCATTTCACAGTGAGTATACCGTTGCCTTGTTTGAAACCGCCAGAAGGGAACGGATACCTACACAGCGCTGCATAGAGCCCGGAAACCCGGGCACCGAAGCATGGGCCATTCAGGTATCCCGGACCGGTGTTCCGACGGTTGAGGTGGGAATACCTCTGAGGTACATGCATACAACCGCCGAGCTGATTTCATTGCAGGATTTGGAAAATGCGGCCGTACTTGTGGCAAGGTATGTTTCGGGGGATATATTGAAAAAAAGCGAAGAGTTTGAATAG